In Ruminiclostridium papyrosolvens DSM 2782, the following proteins share a genomic window:
- a CDS encoding saccharopine dehydrogenase family protein — MGKALIIGAGGVASVVIHKCCQNPDVFEEICIASRTLEKCEAIKNKLAGSKTKIQTAQVDADNTDMLIDLINKFRPDIVINVALPYQDLTIMDACLATGVDYLDTANYEPPEIPKFEYKWQWAYKDKFEKAGITALLGSGFDPGVTSVFCAYAQKHYFDEIHYIDIVDANAGDHGYPFATNFNPEINIREITAKGSYWENGDWVETEPLELKRVYDLPEIGPKDVYLLHHEEIESLALNIKGVKRIRFWMTFSEKYLTHLKVLENVGMTSIEPIDFEGQKIIPLQFLKAVLPDPASLGPRTKGKTNIGCIIQGIKDGKPRTYYVYNVCVHEECYAEVGSQAISYTTGVPAMIGAMMMLKGIWKGPGVFNIEEFDPDPFMEELNRCGLPWKESFSPELID; from the coding sequence ATGGGAAAGGCTTTGATAATTGGTGCGGGTGGTGTAGCAAGTGTTGTTATCCATAAATGCTGTCAGAATCCCGATGTATTTGAAGAAATATGTATAGCCAGCAGAACATTGGAGAAGTGCGAGGCTATAAAAAATAAATTGGCAGGAAGCAAAACTAAAATTCAAACAGCACAGGTGGATGCTGATAATACTGATATGCTAATCGACCTTATCAATAAATTCAGGCCGGACATTGTTATAAATGTAGCACTTCCATATCAGGATTTGACTATAATGGATGCATGTCTTGCAACGGGTGTGGACTACCTCGATACTGCAAATTATGAACCGCCTGAGATACCGAAATTTGAATATAAATGGCAATGGGCTTATAAAGATAAATTTGAAAAGGCTGGGATAACAGCACTTTTGGGTAGCGGTTTTGACCCGGGTGTAACAAGTGTTTTCTGCGCATATGCCCAGAAACATTATTTTGATGAGATACATTATATAGATATAGTTGATGCAAATGCAGGAGATCATGGATACCCGTTTGCAACTAACTTTAATCCTGAGATAAATATACGTGAAATAACTGCAAAAGGAAGCTATTGGGAAAACGGGGACTGGGTTGAAACAGAGCCACTTGAGTTAAAAAGGGTTTACGATCTTCCAGAAATAGGACCAAAGGATGTTTATTTGCTGCACCACGAAGAAATTGAATCTTTGGCACTGAACATAAAAGGTGTAAAAAGAATTCGGTTTTGGATGACTTTTTCAGAGAAATACCTAACACACTTGAAGGTGCTTGAAAACGTGGGTATGACATCTATCGAGCCAATTGATTTTGAAGGACAGAAGATTATTCCTCTGCAGTTCCTGAAGGCTGTACTTCCTGATCCTGCTTCACTTGGGCCAAGAACCAAGGGCAAAACAAACATCGGCTGTATTATACAGGGTATAAAGGACGGAAAGCCAAGAACCTATTATGTGTATAACGTATGTGTGCATGAAGAGTGCTATGCGGAAGTGGGTTCACAGGCAATTTCCTATACAACAGGAGTTCCTGCAATGATAGGTGCAATGATGATGCTCAAGGGAATTTGGAAAGGACCGGGTGTTTTCAATATAGAAGAATTTGATCCCGATCCGTTTATGGAAGAA
- a CDS encoding aspartyl-phosphate phosphatase Spo0E family protein, which translates to MDIQQLYKDMETLRERLNLKLEDCLENGGMSLEVLGLSQKLDELIVEYMKQAKPDTGTESNEVA; encoded by the coding sequence TTGGATATACAACAATTATATAAGGATATGGAGACATTAAGAGAAAGACTGAACCTAAAACTGGAAGATTGTCTGGAAAATGGAGGCATGAGCTTGGAAGTTTTAGGCTTAAGCCAAAAACTTGATGAATTAATAGTTGAATATATGAAGCAGGCAAAGCCTGACACTGGTACAGAGAGTAATGAAGTTGCTTGA